The DNA region CCAGGTGGACTGGGACGACGACGGTGACTTTGACCGGCCCGACGAGACGCTTGACCGGGACGTGATCGGTGCGGAATGGGCGCTGGGCCTCGATGCGCCGGACGACTGCCTGGCCGCGCCCTCGCGGGCGACGATCACGGTGCGCGATCCGGGCGGGCGCTACCGCCCGGAGAACATCGCCGGACCGCTCTATGGCGCGCTTGTTCCGCGCAAGAAGGTCGTCATCAGCAGCAGTGCAAGCGGCGTGACGCGGGCGCACTTCACCGGTTGGATCGAGACTATCGCACCGGGACGTGACCGCACTACCGCGATCGCCTGCTCTGGCGTGGAGGATCTGCTGCACCGCGCCGAGGTCTTCCTCCCGCCGGCAACCGATTGCAGCGCCGACGGGCTGATTGCCGCTGTACTGGAACAGGTTGACCATCCCCCGGCTTTGCTCGGCTACTGGCGGCTGGGGCTGGCCCGGCTGGGCGTCGATACACGCCTGCCCGACCTGACGACCGGCGCTGACCTGGAGCCAGGCCGCACAATCTTCCCGTACACAGGCGATTCCTGGGCCGCTGGCCTGAACGCCTGGGAAGTGATCCGGGCAGCGGTCGAGGCGGAGCGCGGGCTGTGTTTCGTCAGCCGCGAAGGGCGGCTGATCTTCTGGAACCGCCACCACCTGGTGGGGCCGGTCACGCCTGTCCTGACACTTGGCAGGCGGGAGGCGGCTTTCACGTCGCCGGTGGCCGGGGCGCGGATGATCAACCGGGCGGAGGTTACCTGCCACCCGCGCGAGGTCGGCGGCAGCCCAGAGACGCTGTGGACGCTGTGCGCCCCGCTGCGGCTGCCGCCGGGCGAAGCGCGGACGATCCGCGCCCGCTACGCTGATGAGGTCGGCGCACCGCTCGGCGCGCTGTCGCTGCTTGCGCCTGTCGCGGGGACGGATTACAGCGCCAACGACCAGCGCGACGGCTCCGGCCAGGATTGCACCGCCGCCGTGACCGTCGCGGTGGAAGCCGGGGCAGGTAGCGCCCGCCTGACCTTTTACAACAGCCATCCAGCGGCGGTTTACGTGCTGCCGGGGGCGCGCCTGCGCGGGATCGCCATCCGCGACCGGGGCCGGATCACCGCCGCTGCTGAGGACGGGGCCAGCATCCTGCGCTACGGGCGGCGTGTCCGGCGGTTGGACCTGCCGCTGCTCGGCCAGCCTGACGCGGCGGCCAGCCTCGCCCGCCATCTGGTCAACGAAGGGAGCGCCCCGCGTGGTCTGGTCGCGACAGTGACGGTGCACGGGGAGACTAACGCTGCCCTGCTGGACGCCATCCTGGGCCTGACCATCGGCGACGCCATCCGCCTGGCCGATCCGGGGAACGGCCACGACGGCCTGTACCATATCGTTGGAGAGTGCCATACGCTTTCCGGCGGAGGGGCACACCACGCCGTCACCTGGACGCTGCGCCCGGTCTCCCCGCTGGTCTACTGGCGACTGGGTATGCCGGGCGCGGGTGAGCTGGGAGAGGCTACGCGGGTGATCTACTAGCGGACGGGCGTCAACCCGGAGGCCACGGCAGAGCTGATGTACAATCAACCCTGCCCGGCAGGAGCTGACCGCAGGAGGATCGCTGCCATGAAGACCATCCGCTGGGGGATCATCGGCGTCGGGAATGTGTGCGAGGTCAAGAGCGGCCCTGCCCTGCAGAAGGCCGACCACTCGGCGCTGGTTGCCGTCATGCGCCGCACCGCTCACCTGGCGGAGGACTACGCCCGGCGGCACGGTGTTCCGCGCTGGACGGACGAGGCCAACGCCCTGATCCACGATCCAGAAGTGGACGCGGTTTACATCGCGACTCCGCCAGACACACATCTCTCCTACACCCTGCAGGTGGCTGCGGCGGGCAAGCCGGTCTACGTGGAGAAGCCGATGGCCCGCACCTATGAGGAATGCCAGGCGATGATCCGCGCCTGCCAGGACGCTGGCGTGCCGCTTTTTGTGGCCTACTACCGCCGCGCTTTGCCGCGCTTCGCCAAAGCTCGTGAGCTGATTGCCGCCGGAGCGCTGGGCGAGGTGCGCGCTGTCCATGTGACCATGCACCAGCCACCCCCCGCCGACCTGGACCAAGCCCGGCTGCCCTGGCGCTTCCTCCCGAACGTCGCCGGGGGCGGGCTGTTCGTCGATTTAGGCTCACACGTGCTGGACTGGCTGGACTACGCCCTGGGGCCGATCGTGGCTGCGCGCGGGCTGGCCGCCAACCAGGCCGGGCTATACCCTGCCGAGGACATCGTCACCGCGACATGGCGGCATGACTCCGGCGTGCAGGGTACGGGGGTGTGGTGTTTCACCGCCGACCGCCGCCAGGACGAAATCCTGATCATCGGCAGCCGGGGTCGACTGGCCTTCCCCTGCTTCCGCGACGACCCGCTGTTGCTGACCACGCCGGAGGGCACGACCGCGTTGCCGATCCCCAACCCGCCGCACATCCAGCAGCCGCTGATCCAGACCATCGTCGACGCCCTCAACGGGCAAGGGACGTGCCCCAGCACCGGCGAGAGCGCCGCCCGCACCAGCCGCATCATCGACGAGATTCTGGCCGACTGGCGGCAACAGACCGGCGTGACGTTTCTACTCCTCTCCTGAGTGGAGCCGCCTCAACCCAGCATCACATCTACCGTATGCTCACCGTCAGCGAACACAGGGACGATATTGCCCGGCACAGGCACGCCATCAACGGTCATACGCCGCACACCTTTGCTGACTTGGTCAGGGTTATGGACGGTGATCCGGTACGTGGCGCCCCGGAAGCAGCGGGTCGCGGTGAAGCCCTCCCAGGCGGCGGGGATGCACGGATCGATCCGCAGGCCGTCATACTCAGGCCGGATGCCCAGGATCCACTGGGTGATCGCCACGTAGTTCCAGGCGGCGGTGCCGGTCAACCAGGAGTTCTTGGCCTCGCCGTGCGTGGGTGCATCCCGCCCGGCGATCATCTGGGCGTAGACGTACGGCTCGCAGCGGTGCACCTCGCTGATCGCTTCCCGTGCGGAGGGGTTGATCCGGGCGTAGTAGTCGAAGGCCCGGTCGCCGCGCCCGACCATCGCCTCCGCGATCATGATCCAGGGATTGTTGTGGCAGAAGATACCCGCGTTCTCCTTGTAACCGGGTGGGTAGGAACTGATCTCGCCCAGGTGGAGGTAGTAGCGGGTATAGGCGGGCTGCAGCAGGACGATGCCATGCGGCGTCGCCAGCCACTCCCGCACGGAATCGAGCGCCTGGAAGGCGCGGCCATCGTCCAGGCCCATGCCACCCATCACACACATCCCCTGCGGCTCGATGTAGATCTTGCCTTCGTCGCATGCCTGCGATCCGACTGGCCGACCGAAATGATCATAGGCGCGGCGGAACCACGCCCCGTCCCAACCATGCACCCGGACGGCTTCGTCCATACGGGCAGCGGCTTCGCGGTAGCGGGCAGCAGAGGCGGTATCCCCGCGCCGTTCGGCCAGCGGGATCAGCTGCGCCGCCGCCAGGTTGAATAGCCCGGCGATGAAGACCGATTCGGCGGTTTTGCCGTCCATGTTGGTCGTCGTCTGGAAGGATTCGCCCGGTTCGGCGGAGAAGGTGTTCAGGTTCAGACAGTCGTTCCAGTCAGCGCGGCCAATCAGCGGCAGGCCGTGCGGTCCCAGCCGCTCCAGGGTATAGGCCATGCTACGCTGGAGATGCTCGTACAGCGGGGCGGCCAGCGCCGGATCGTTGTCGAAAGGCACCATCTCATCCAGGATGCCCCAGTCGCCGGTTTCCTTGAGGTAAGCCGCTGTCGCCAGCACCAGCCAGAGCGGATCGTCATTAAAGTTAGCGCCAATGGCGTCATTGCCGCGCTTGGTCAGGGGCTGGTACTGGTGGTAGGCGCCGCCGTTCGGCAGCTGTGTGGCGGCGATGTCCAGGATGCGCTCGCGGGCGCGGGCGGGAACCATATGGACAAAGCCCAACAGATCCTGGCTGGAATCGCGGAAGCCCATCCCCCGCCCCACGCCGGATTCGTAAAACGAAGCCGAACGCGACATGTTGAACGTCACCATGCACTGGTAAGCGTTCCAGATGTTGACCAGGCGGTTGGTGTGCGTGTCCGGTGTGCTAACCTGCAGGGCGCCGAGCAGATCATCCCAGTAAGCCCGCAGCCGGTCAAAGGCGGCGTCAACGACCGCCGGGGCCAGGTAGCGGGCGATCAGGGGCCTGACCGTCGCCTTGTTGAGGATTGACGACTCCGGCGGGTCAAACTTGCGGTCGCGGGGATTCTCGTGGTAGCCCAGCAGGAAAGTGATCTGCTTGCTTTCGCCCGGCTGCAGGGTCAGCCGGACATGGTGGGAACCAATGGGCGCCCAGCCGTAGGCGATGCTATTCCCCGCTTCCCCGCGCTCCACGGCCAGCGGCGCGTCGAAGCCGCGGTACGGACCGAAGAAGGCTTCCCGCTGCGTGTCAAAGCCGGCCAGCAGCTCCGAACAGGCAAAGTAGGCAAAGTGATCGCGGCGTTCGCGGTACTCGGTTTTGTGGTAGATCACGCCATCCTCGACCTCAACCTCGCCAGTGTTGAAGTTGCGCTGGAAGTTGGTGGCGTCATCCTGAGCGTCCCACAGGGCGAATTCCACCAATGAGAACAGCGAAAGCGCGGCAGCAGTCTGGCGGTGGTTGGTCAGCGTGAGTTGCCAGATCTCCAGCGTCTCACCCAGGGGGACAAAGTAGCGAACGGCGGCTTCAATGCCGCCGAAGGTGGATTCGATAACGGTATAGCCCAACCCGTGACGGCAGGTATAAGCTTCCAGCGGGCGGCGTACCGGCTGCCAGGTGGGCGACCAGTACACGCCGCTGGCGTCGTCACGCAGGTAAATGTAGCGCCCGCCACAATCCAGGGGGACGTTGTTGTAACGGTAACGGGTCAGGCGGCGCAGACGGGCGTCGCGGTAAAAGGAATAGCCGCCAGCGGTATTGCTGATCAGACCAAAATAGGTCTGGCAGCCGAGGTAGTTGATCCAGGGCAGGGGTGTATCCGGGCGCGTGATCACGTATTCGCGCCGGGCGTCGTCAAATGCGCCGTATCGCATCCGCCGCCATCCTTTCCGCACTCACGTCCGGCACCTAGAAGGTATTGGCCCCGCTGGAAGCGCGAATGACCAGCTGAGTGGGTAGCAGAATGTGGCGCGGCCCGCGGGCTTTTCCATCAAGCAGGTCCAGTAACAGGTGAGCGGCCTGGTAGCCTTTCTGGTGGATCGGCTGGCGGATCGTGGTCAGCGGCGGGTTGGCTTCCAGGGCGCGGGGCAGGTCATCAAAACCGACCAGCGCGACATCCTCCGGCACGCGTACCCCGGCCTCGTGCAGGGCCTGCAGCGCGCCGTAAGCCGTGGTATCGCTGGCGGCAAAAACGGCGTCCACCCCCCGCTTGAGCAGCGCCTTCATCCCCAGGTAGCCGGAGCGGGAGGTGAAATGCCCTTCCACCACCAGATCGGGATCGTAGGGCAACCGCGCCCGCCGCAGGGCCAGCCGGTAACCCTCGACCCGCTCCAGGCCATCGGAGTTGTTGAGCGAGCCGGTGATATGCCCGATCCGCCGCCGCCCGACGTCGATCAGGTGGTTGACGGCATCCTGCGCCGCGGCGATGTTGTCGATGCTGACATAGTTGATCTGATCTTCCAGGGCAGCCGGGCGTTCGACCATCACGAACGGGATGTGGTGCTCCACCAGCCGGCGGGTGATGCCCATCTGGCGGGTGGCAGAAGCGATCAGCAGGCCGTCCATCAGGCGGTTCTGCAGCACGCGCTCATAGAGGCGATCTTCGTCCTCGCTGGAACTGCCCACCCACAGCAGGGTGGCGTAATCGCGTTCCTGCGCGGCCTCAGTAATGCCCTGGAGCAGCGTAGGGAAGTAGTAAGGGTCCTCAAAAACGGTGATCAGTTCGCGGGGAATGACGACACCGATCACATAGGTACGGCGCGTGACCAGCATACGGGCGGCCGGGTTTGGGGCGTAACCCACTTCCTGGATCACGGCCATGACCTTAGCCCGTGTCCGGGCGCTAACGTATGGCTCGTTGTTGATCACCCGCGAGACGGTCGAGCGGGATACCCCGGCGCGTCTGGCGATGTCTTCCAGGTTCATCCTGTCGGCCTCTGCCTGCCACCCGCGGAACGCGACTGCTGCCCCAGACTGACCCGCCGGATACGCCATACCAGGCGACGCCCGGGGACAATAGCACAAGCGGCAGCGCTACCCGACCTGATTGGGAGCGCTCCCAGAACTACCTGTAGTGTAGGAGCAAACGGCAGTCACTGTCAAGGGGAAGGCCGGGCGCGGATCGCCGGCACTCCCGGCCCGCCTCGCACGCCGCTGACCGCCGGCCCATTCCCTGCTTCCTGCGCGGCTGGCGGGCGCGCCAAAGCGGCGCAGCTTCGCCCTGTAGATTGACGCGCCCTGCGCTTGTTGCTACGCTTGAGTCAGAACAGGCTTCCTGCCTGTCTGCAGGACATCGAGTAGAAGGCGATCATCATGGCCACCCTGCTGGATTACCTGGACACATTGACCATCCCCGCCGAACTGGTGGAGGTGGTGGACGAAGGCGAAAAGACGCTCCGTTGCACGGCCTGCGCACACCGCTGCCTGCTCAAACCCGGACGGCGCGGCATCTGCCAGGTGCGCTACCATGACGGCCAGGTGCTGCGTGTACCACATGGGTATGTCAGCGCGTTGCAGGTTGACCCGACGGAAAAGAAGCCGTTTTACCATGTGCTGCCCGGCAGCACCGCCCTGAGCTTCGGGATGCTCGGCTGCGACCTGCACTGCGCCTATTGCCAGAACTGGGACATCTCACAGTTCGGGCGGGACGATCTGGCCGGGCGCGAGCCGCTGATCATCTCCGCCGAGGAGCTGATCCGCCTGGGCCGCGAGCGCCGGGCCAGGGTGGTCGCCAGCACCTACAATGAGCCGCTGATCACGACCGAATGGGCGGTCAGCGTCTTCAAGCTGGCCAGAGCTGCTGGGATGAAAACCGTCTATGTCTCCAACGGCAATGCCACGCCAGAGGCGCTCGATTACCTGGCTCCCCACCTCGACGCCTACAAGATCGATCTCAAGTCCATGCGGGATAAGCCCTACCGTCAACTGGGCACGGTCCTGCAGCACGTGCTGGATACCATCGTGGCGGTGCATCAGCGCGGGCTGTGGCTGGAGGTAGTGACCCTGATTGTGCCCGGCTTCAATGACAGCACCGAGGAACTGTGGGATGCCGCCCGCTTCCTGGCCGGGGTTTCGCCGGATATCCCCTGGCATGTCACCGCCTTTCATCCCGACTACCATATGCTCGAACCCCCGCGCACGAGCATCGAGACGCTGCAGCGCGCCGCCGAGATCGGCACGGAGGCAGGATTGCACTATGTGTATGCCGGCAACCTGCCCGGCGTCGTTGGCGAATGGGAGGATACGCGCTGTCCGACCTGCAGCACGCCGCTGATCCGCCGCTATGGCTTCCGCGTGCTGTCCAATCGGTTGGCCGCCACGGGCGGCCGGTGCCCGGAATGCGGGACGGCTATCCCCGGCATCTGGGCCTGACCGGCGGCAGTTGCCCGGCGGATGGTATGGTGAAGTCGCGTCAGGTTGGATGTACTGGAAGATCAGCCGGGGGAAGGAGAAGCAACGATGGGACAGTTCATCAGGCCCAGATACAACGTGGTGCTCACGTACGACGTGATGCCTGAGCAGGAAGAGGAATACTATCGCTTTGCGCTGGGCGAATTTGTGCCGGGTTTGCAGGAGCTAGGCCTGTACTTGGCCCGCGCCTGGCACACAGCCTACGGCGACTACCCCCTGCGCCAGTCTGAATTCGTGGCTGAGGATCTGGCCACCATCCGCAAAGCACTTTCCAGCGATGTCTTCCGCCGGCTGGAGGAACGCCTGCAGGAGTACGTGGTCAACTACGACCGCAAGATCGTGCCCTTCAACGAAAGCTTCCAGCTATAGCAGGGCTGGGCGCAACATAACCCGCCCCTGCCCGCTGCCCACTAGCCCTGTGAAGCGGTTCTTCACAGGGTTTTTTGCCGGGGCGGGAGGCCGTTCTCATAGCTCCAGCCGGGAGACAATGTCATCCAGCCCATAGGTTTCTGGCCGCCGATCCTGAAAGACCGGGATGCGCCCGCGTACCTCGTCCACCCGTTCCAGGGCGATCTCGGCGGTATAAAGGCCCGGCATCCCGCCAGCCTCGAGCACCGTTTCCCCCCACGGGTCGATGATCATCGAGTGCCCGCCAAAACGGGTCGGGCCTTCGGCGGTCTGGGCCTCGCCAACACTGTTGCAGGCAGCGACAAAGTACTGGTTCTCAATAGCACGGGCGCGGATCAGCGCTCCCCAGTGATCGAGGCGTTGTTGTGGCCAAGCCGCTGGCAGCAGCACCAGCCGGGCGCCTTCGATCCCGTAGCGCCGGAACATCTCCGGGAAGCGCAGGTCGTAGCAGATGGCCAGCCCGGTCTTGCCCCAGGGCAGGTCCAGGTTCAGGGGGGCCAGCCCGCCGGCAAAGGCGCGATCTTCCCCCATTGGCCCGAAAAGGTGGATTTTACGGTAAACCCCCAGAATCTGCCCACCGGGGCCGAAGAACGCCGCCGAGTTGTTGATGCCTGCTCCCCGCTTTTCAGGCGCCGATCCGACCACGCAAATCTTGTTAGCGCGGGCCGCAGCCGCCATCTCGCTAAAAACGCCGGCATTGGTAGGGGCGGCAAAAGCGCTCAGGTTGTCATAACGGTAGCCGCACGACCACAGTTCCGGGAGAATCACCACCTGGGAACCGCGCCGGGCCGCTTCCGCCACCATTGCCCGCATCATCTCCACATTGCGGTGTTCGTTGCCGGTGACCACGGTCATCTGGGCCAGGCTGATATTCAGTTTGGGCATACTGCTTCCTCTCCGCGAAATCCGTGCGCATGTGGGAACACGCCGGGGGCTGGCGGGAGTCTACCGCGGAATCCGGCGGCGTGGTAATTCGTACAGTAAATCTTCTTCGCGGACAAAGTGATAATCAAAGGCGAAGGAGAGTATACCTGTACTACCGGGCTTCTTGGCGAACAGTTGCCAGGTAGGCATTGACGGTCTCGATGGGGCGTTTGCACTCATAGAACTGCGTCCGCGACATCCCGCGCTGACGGCACGCTTCACTCCCATCGCCCGGCGCCTGGACCAGCTCCAGCACGCTCAACCGTCGGCGTGTTACTTGCGCTTCGGCAGTTATGCGCCTCTCTCCTTTTTGCCGCTGCTATTATCTATCCGATCTGTTCGGAGAGGAAACCTAGTCGCACAGGGTTTCCCCCCTCCGGAATGTCAGCATATCCTGGTGTTCGCGAGGAAGGATTTAGCCGGGCGTTTCTACCACATCACCCACCCGAAGGATTCCACAGCTGCGATGCAGAGCGTTTTGTCCGAACATCGCCCCTCCGTTTTTCCCTCTACGGTATGTGGCCAGGGTCGCCAGCGGCTCCCCTACAACCGGGATTGTGCCGGAGGACTGGTCAACGGTGGTGATGACGCAACGAGCACAGGGCTTGACAATGTCAAAGCGAATGCCGGCAATGTGAATGTACTGCCACGTATCTTCGGCGTAGGGCAGGCAGCCGGCCAGGACCACGTTGGGGCGGAAGCGATCTATGGATACAGGCTCCTGGCCGCGTGCCAGGAGCCGCCTGTTCAGATCGTCCAGGCTGGCTTCCGAGATGAACAACAATGGATACCCATCCGCAAAGCTCAATGTGCCGGGTTCAGGGGTATATTCGGTGCTCGTCAACCGTTCAAAATGGTCTGGCATTCGCACCAGACGAACGCGAGTCTTGAGCAAGCCAGAGAACCAGGCCCCTGCTGTATCCCCTTCATCGATCGCCAGACAGGTATCCCGCCAGACCACCACCTCGCTCAACTTGCCCTCGTGTTCCGCCAGCGGTACCGACAGCGGCGGCAAACCAGGAGCGGTGAGAACCAGGCTTTCATCGGATAGGGCAGTTTGTACCAGGGCAAGCTGTGAATATTCCCGCTGCGTCACGAACCTGTTTGTGTGATCGACCACCATCCACTGGCGATCGAACTTTGGCCCGCGCCTATCCAGTTCAACGCATTCGACGCGAATCCCGGCGCATGACTTCACCGGGTAGATGTAGAGGGCAGAGATATGCGTAC from Anaerolineae bacterium includes:
- a CDS encoding LacI family DNA-binding transcriptional regulator, whose translation is MNLEDIARRAGVSRSTVSRVINNEPYVSARTRAKVMAVIQEVGYAPNPAARMLVTRRTYVIGVVIPRELITVFEDPYYFPTLLQGITEAAQERDYATLLWVGSSSEDEDRLYERVLQNRLMDGLLIASATRQMGITRRLVEHHIPFVMVERPAALEDQINYVSIDNIAAAQDAVNHLIDVGRRRIGHITGSLNNSDGLERVEGYRLALRRARLPYDPDLVVEGHFTSRSGYLGMKALLKRGVDAVFAASDTTAYGALQALHEAGVRVPEDVALVGFDDLPRALEANPPLTTIRQPIHQKGYQAAHLLLDLLDGKARGPRHILLPTQLVIRASSGANTF
- a CDS encoding carbon-nitrogen family hydrolase, whose protein sequence is MTVVTGNEHRNVEMMRAMVAEAARRGSQVVILPELWSCGYRYDNLSAFAAPTNAGVFSEMAAAARANKICVVGSAPEKRGAGINNSAAFFGPGGQILGVYRKIHLFGPMGEDRAFAGGLAPLNLDLPWGKTGLAICYDLRFPEMFRRYGIEGARLVLLPAAWPQQRLDHWGALIRARAIENQYFVAACNSVGEAQTAEGPTRFGGHSMIIDPWGETVLEAGGMPGLYTAEIALERVDEVRGRIPVFQDRRPETYGLDDIVSRLEL
- a CDS encoding MOSC domain-containing protein codes for the protein MTGTHISALYIYPVKSCAGIRVECVELDRRGPKFDRQWMVVDHTNRFVTQREYSQLALVQTALSDESLVLTAPGLPPLSVPLAEHEGKLSEVVVWRDTCLAIDEGDTAGAWFSGLLKTRVRLVRMPDHFERLTSTEYTPEPGTLSFADGYPLLFISEASLDDLNRRLLARGQEPVSIDRFRPNVVLAGCLPYAEDTWQYIHIAGIRFDIVKPCARCVITTVDQSSGTIPVVGEPLATLATYRRGKNGGAMFGQNALHRSCGILRVGDVVETPG
- the amrS gene encoding AmmeMemoRadiSam system radical SAM enzyme, with amino-acid sequence MATLLDYLDTLTIPAELVEVVDEGEKTLRCTACAHRCLLKPGRRGICQVRYHDGQVLRVPHGYVSALQVDPTEKKPFYHVLPGSTALSFGMLGCDLHCAYCQNWDISQFGRDDLAGREPLIISAEELIRLGRERRARVVASTYNEPLITTEWAVSVFKLARAAGMKTVYVSNGNATPEALDYLAPHLDAYKIDLKSMRDKPYRQLGTVLQHVLDTIVAVHQRGLWLEVVTLIVPGFNDSTEELWDAARFLAGVSPDIPWHVTAFHPDYHMLEPPRTSIETLQRAAEIGTEAGLHYVYAGNLPGVVGEWEDTRCPTCSTPLIRRYGFRVLSNRLAATGGRCPECGTAIPGIWA
- a CDS encoding Gfo/Idh/MocA family oxidoreductase codes for the protein MKTIRWGIIGVGNVCEVKSGPALQKADHSALVAVMRRTAHLAEDYARRHGVPRWTDEANALIHDPEVDAVYIATPPDTHLSYTLQVAAAGKPVYVEKPMARTYEECQAMIRACQDAGVPLFVAYYRRALPRFAKARELIAAGALGEVRAVHVTMHQPPPADLDQARLPWRFLPNVAGGGLFVDLGSHVLDWLDYALGPIVAARGLAANQAGLYPAEDIVTATWRHDSGVQGTGVWCFTADRRQDEILIIGSRGRLAFPCFRDDPLLLTTPEGTTALPIPNPPHIQQPLIQTIVDALNGQGTCPSTGESAARTSRIIDEILADWRQQTGVTFLLLS
- a CDS encoding glycosyl transferase, which encodes MRYGAFDDARREYVITRPDTPLPWINYLGCQTYFGLISNTAGGYSFYRDARLRRLTRYRYNNVPLDCGGRYIYLRDDASGVYWSPTWQPVRRPLEAYTCRHGLGYTVIESTFGGIEAAVRYFVPLGETLEIWQLTLTNHRQTAAALSLFSLVEFALWDAQDDATNFQRNFNTGEVEVEDGVIYHKTEYRERRDHFAYFACSELLAGFDTQREAFFGPYRGFDAPLAVERGEAGNSIAYGWAPIGSHHVRLTLQPGESKQITFLLGYHENPRDRKFDPPESSILNKATVRPLIARYLAPAVVDAAFDRLRAYWDDLLGALQVSTPDTHTNRLVNIWNAYQCMVTFNMSRSASFYESGVGRGMGFRDSSQDLLGFVHMVPARARERILDIAATQLPNGGAYHQYQPLTKRGNDAIGANFNDDPLWLVLATAAYLKETGDWGILDEMVPFDNDPALAAPLYEHLQRSMAYTLERLGPHGLPLIGRADWNDCLNLNTFSAEPGESFQTTTNMDGKTAESVFIAGLFNLAAAQLIPLAERRGDTASAARYREAAARMDEAVRVHGWDGAWFRRAYDHFGRPVGSQACDEGKIYIEPQGMCVMGGMGLDDGRAFQALDSVREWLATPHGIVLLQPAYTRYYLHLGEISSYPPGYKENAGIFCHNNPWIMIAEAMVGRGDRAFDYYARINPSAREAISEVHRCEPYVYAQMIAGRDAPTHGEAKNSWLTGTAAWNYVAITQWILGIRPEYDGLRIDPCIPAAWEGFTATRCFRGATYRITVHNPDQVSKGVRRMTVDGVPVPGNIVPVFADGEHTVDVMLG